In the genome of Myxococcales bacterium, the window TCGATCGCCTGCTTGGCTTTCGCCTCGTACCCGGAATAGGTATGGACCACGTACCACTTGCAATCGGCCATTATCGGAAATCCTTACAGGTTCAAGAATCCGGTGATGATTTTACCGATCAAGACATCGACCACGAAAAAATAGACCGCAAAGACGAAACAGACCGCGATCACGACCCAGGTCGAGGCCACGGTGACTTCGCGGTTCGGCCACGAGACCTTTTTCAGCTCGATCCGAACTT includes:
- the secE gene encoding preprotein translocase subunit SecE, producing MFNKIKTFLKEVRIELKKVSWPNREVTVASTWVVIAVCFVFAVYFFVVDVLIGKIITGFLNL